A genomic window from Aquabacterium sp. OR-4 includes:
- a CDS encoding serine hydrolase domain-containing protein: MPSMPALLGLLALLSLAGCAGSGPYQALQVASGLSSQLVCIDTLQSGLPLARSLQQRVLSPGAMHLVGPVLDVQVDVAQRRVRSSLAGLLVSQATLRDGMGCLLQWPGDPAPHTPGLPPLADGQLPDLPSIAGPAVVAPATPALRQALARGFDEGGARPPALNTLAVVVLQHGRVLGEQYAPGVGPATPLLGFSMSKSLTHALAGMLVQQGRLQPDAALPFKAWQTPGDARASITLAQLMRQTSGLALRQDNSGTDPNSRMLFIEHDKAGWALQQPLHKPPGQAWAYTDGHFVLAGRLLRDAAGDSPQALRDLAQRALLGPLGMQGTTLTLDATGTPQAASMFVAPARDWARLGQLYLNDGLAGGRRLLPAGWAHRAATPTLDTGYGEGWWTNARGGERMAAWDLPWGLASAPRDAFFARGFMGQYTVVVPSRGVVIVRMGISSLRGDAIEAVNQLVGEVLAALPE; encoded by the coding sequence ATGCCGTCCATGCCGGCCCTGCTGGGGCTGCTGGCACTGCTGAGCCTGGCGGGCTGCGCCGGCTCTGGCCCGTACCAGGCCTTGCAGGTGGCCTCGGGGCTCAGCAGCCAGCTGGTCTGCATCGACACGCTGCAAAGCGGCCTGCCGCTGGCCCGCTCGCTGCAACAGCGCGTGCTGTCGCCGGGCGCCATGCACCTGGTGGGGCCGGTGCTCGATGTGCAGGTGGATGTGGCGCAGCGCCGTGTGCGCAGCAGCTTGGCCGGCCTGCTGGTGAGCCAGGCCACGCTGCGCGACGGCATGGGCTGCCTGCTGCAGTGGCCCGGCGATCCGGCGCCGCACACGCCCGGCCTGCCACCGCTGGCCGACGGGCAGCTGCCCGATCTGCCGTCGATTGCCGGGCCGGCCGTGGTGGCACCGGCCACGCCGGCGCTGCGCCAGGCGTTGGCCAGGGGCTTTGACGAGGGCGGTGCCCGGCCACCGGCCTTGAACACGCTGGCGGTGGTGGTGCTGCAGCATGGCCGCGTGCTGGGCGAGCAGTACGCACCGGGTGTGGGGCCGGCCACGCCCTTGCTGGGCTTCTCGATGTCGAAGTCGCTCACCCATGCGCTGGCCGGCATGCTGGTGCAGCAAGGGCGGCTGCAGCCCGATGCCGCGCTGCCGTTCAAGGCCTGGCAGACGCCGGGCGATGCGCGCGCATCGATCACGCTGGCCCAGCTGATGCGCCAGACCTCGGGCCTGGCGCTGCGGCAGGACAACAGCGGCACCGATCCCAACAGCCGCATGCTGTTCATCGAACACGACAAGGCCGGCTGGGCCCTGCAGCAACCGCTGCACAAGCCGCCGGGCCAGGCCTGGGCCTACACCGATGGCCACTTCGTGCTGGCCGGTCGGCTGCTGCGTGATGCCGCAGGCGACAGCCCCCAGGCCTTGCGCGACCTGGCCCAGCGTGCGCTGCTGGGCCCGCTGGGCATGCAGGGCACCACGCTGACCCTGGACGCGACCGGCACGCCGCAGGCGGCCTCGATGTTCGTGGCCCCGGCCCGCGACTGGGCGCGCCTGGGCCAGCTCTACCTCAACGACGGCCTGGCCGGCGGCCGGCGCCTGCTGCCCGCCGGCTGGGCGCACCGCGCGGCCACGCCCACGCTGGACACCGGCTATGGCGAGGGCTGGTGGACCAATGCCCGCGGCGGCGAGCGCATGGCCGCCTGGGACCTGCCATGGGGCCTGGCCAGTGCGCCGCGCGATGCCTTTTTTGCCCGCGGCTTCATGGGCCAGTACACCGTGGTGGTGCCCTCGCGCGGCGTGGTCATCGTGCGCATGGGCATCTCCAGCCTGCGCGGCGACGCCATCGAGGCGGTCAACCAGCTGGTGGGCGAGGTTTTGGCGGCGCTGCCGGAGTAG
- a CDS encoding DUF1178 family protein: protein MKVLDLCCAHGHGFEGWFASEDDFQAQLSGGLLECPLCADRLISRRPSAPRLNLSGAREPAAAGTTAAAPPAPAAGAAAAAAGHQPPAALQALWLQAVKHVLDSTVDVGERFPEEVRRIHYGETEHRGIRGQATPEQRAELADEGIEVMALPMPAGLKGPVQ from the coding sequence ATGAAGGTGCTTGACCTCTGCTGTGCCCATGGCCATGGCTTCGAAGGCTGGTTCGCCTCGGAAGACGACTTCCAGGCCCAGCTGTCGGGCGGCCTGCTCGAATGCCCGCTGTGCGCCGACCGGCTGATCTCGCGCCGCCCGAGCGCGCCGCGGCTGAATCTTTCGGGTGCACGCGAACCGGCCGCGGCCGGCACCACGGCTGCCGCGCCACCCGCGCCGGCTGCCGGTGCGGCCGCCGCAGCGGCCGGCCACCAGCCCCCCGCCGCGCTGCAGGCGCTGTGGCTGCAGGCCGTGAAGCATGTGCTCGACAGCACGGTGGACGTGGGCGAACGGTTCCCTGAAGAAGTTCGGCGCATCCACTACGGCGAAACCGAGCACCGCGGCATCCGCGGCCAGGCCACGCCCGAGCAGCGCGCCGAGCTGGCCGACGAGGGCATCGAGGTGATGGCCCTGCCCATGCCCGCCGGGCTGAAGGGGCCGGTGCAGTGA
- a CDS encoding helix-turn-helix domain-containing protein: MGLLAWRLAHVPGQTATRLGLAMCIGAAAYALQAPQAALAAQGQLLPWQWPLQALMNGNPVVMWLLACALFDDAFRLRPWHGLLWLAWVLMSVGNCVFWRQPALGWLAASGPIVFSLAALWPMLRSWRGDLVEQRMHWRLRILVVTLGYSVLAALAGIPASTVPLSAGVGLLDAAALLGVGGVVAAAVLDLRAGFWIVPEVSTARAGMPQSPGSGMPQPPGGGGAAAPVATAMTRGVVMPGASDAVVGLAAPAPAQSLAPDATAAVVATAVGATTAVGAATATATAAAAIASMANPADRAVPGADGSALAPATVADPGALARLLRAMQQEQIYRREGLTIGGLAAHLGLPEYRLRRVINGQLGHRNFNAYLNGHRIAWARAALADPARAATPVLTLALEAGFQSLGPFNRAFKADTGLTPTEFRAQALAGEGGACEPG, translated from the coding sequence ATGGGTCTGCTGGCTTGGCGGCTGGCCCATGTGCCGGGCCAGACCGCCACCCGCCTGGGCCTGGCCATGTGCATCGGCGCGGCAGCCTATGCGCTGCAGGCACCGCAGGCCGCGCTGGCCGCGCAGGGCCAGCTGCTGCCCTGGCAATGGCCGCTGCAGGCCTTGATGAACGGCAACCCGGTGGTGATGTGGCTGCTGGCCTGCGCGCTGTTCGACGACGCCTTTCGCCTGCGCCCCTGGCATGGCCTGCTGTGGCTGGCCTGGGTGCTGATGAGCGTGGGCAACTGCGTGTTCTGGCGGCAGCCGGCGCTGGGCTGGCTGGCCGCGTCGGGCCCGATCGTGTTCTCGCTGGCGGCCCTGTGGCCGATGCTGCGCAGCTGGCGCGGCGATCTGGTGGAGCAGCGCATGCACTGGCGGCTGCGCATCCTGGTGGTGACGCTGGGCTACAGCGTGCTGGCCGCGCTGGCCGGCATACCGGCCAGCACCGTGCCGCTGTCGGCCGGGGTGGGGCTGCTGGATGCGGCTGCGTTGTTGGGCGTGGGTGGGGTGGTTGCGGCGGCCGTGCTGGATCTGCGCGCCGGCTTCTGGATCGTGCCCGAGGTGTCGACGGCCCGGGCCGGCATGCCGCAATCGCCAGGGTCCGGCATGCCGCAACCGCCAGGGGGCGGAGGGGCCGCTGCGCCGGTGGCGACGGCCATGACCCGCGGCGTGGTGATGCCCGGCGCATCCGATGCCGTGGTGGGTCTGGCCGCGCCGGCGCCGGCGCAGTCCTTGGCGCCTGACGCCACTGCCGCCGTGGTGGCCACTGCCGTGGGCGCCACCACTGCCGTGGGCGCCGCCACCGCCACCGCCACCGCCGCCGCCGCCATCGCGTCCATGGCCAACCCGGCCGACAGGGCCGTGCCCGGTGCCGATGGATCGGCCCTTGCACCCGCCACCGTGGCCGACCCCGGCGCCCTGGCGCGGCTGTTGCGCGCCATGCAGCAGGAGCAGATCTACCGCCGCGAGGGCCTCACCATCGGCGGGCTGGCTGCGCACCTGGGCCTGCCCGAGTACCGGTTGCGCCGGGTGATCAACGGCCAGCTTGGCCACCGCAACTTCAACGCCTACCTGAACGGCCACCGCATTGCCTGGGCCCGCGCGGCCTTGGCCGATCCGGCCCGCGCGGCCACGCCGGTGCTCACGCTGGCGCTGGAGGCCGGGTTTCAGTCGCTCGGCCCGTTCAATCGCGCGTTCAAGGCCGACACCGGACTCACGCCCACCGAGTTTCGGGCCCAGGCGCTGGCTGGCGAGGGTGGCGCGTGTGAGCCTGGGTGA
- a CDS encoding DUF2069 domain-containing protein, with translation MPAVTDFSPVPPAQTPPGPAPEPLAPALAAGPVQALRAVSVLLLLALMALGLAWELWLAPTGNKTLVIKVLPLLLPLAGLLRHRLYTYRWLSLMLWLYVTEGLVRANGLDSGWSTGLAWGQVALCALLFVCCVVYVRLRLKAGKAATTASAAPAPSAPG, from the coding sequence ATGCCAGCCGTGACCGATTTTTCCCCCGTGCCCCCGGCGCAAACCCCGCCCGGGCCCGCCCCCGAGCCTCTGGCGCCCGCGCTGGCCGCAGGCCCCGTGCAGGCGCTGCGTGCCGTCTCGGTGCTGCTGCTGCTGGCCCTGATGGCACTGGGCCTGGCCTGGGAGCTGTGGCTGGCGCCCACCGGCAACAAGACCCTGGTGATCAAGGTGCTGCCGCTGCTGCTGCCGCTGGCCGGCCTGCTGCGCCACCGGCTCTACACCTACCGCTGGCTGAGCCTGATGCTGTGGCTGTACGTCACCGAAGGCCTGGTGCGCGCCAACGGCCTGGACAGCGGCTGGTCCACGGGCCTGGCCTGGGGCCAGGTGGCGCTGTGCGCGCTGCTGTTCGTCTGCTGCGTGGTCTATGTGCGGCTGCGCCTGAAGGCCGGCAAGGCGGCCACCACCGCCTCGGCCGCACCCGCCCCGTCAGCACCCGGCTGA
- a CDS encoding FAD-binding oxidoreductase, which produces MHESLISALRARLGAAQVLTDGDLSAWELDWRKRWRGKALAVLRPGSTDEVAAALQLAAAHGVSVVPQGGNTGLVGGGVPDASGTQLLLSTQRLNKLRAIDTANLTITVEAGCVLQSVQAAADEAGLLFPLSLAAEGSATIGGNLATNAGGTQVLRYGNARELCLGLEVVNARGEVWSGLTGLRKDNTGYDLRDLFVGSEGTLGIITAATLKLFPKPAASLTALASTGTLAQCQALLGLAQRRLGAGLTGFEVMNRFSLALVARHFAQLQQPLPAADWTVLLEYADADGEASARQRFESLLGDALEQGLIDDAAVAESLAQSAALWHLRESIPLAQSEEGLNVKHDIALPVSAIAEFCARTDAALAAAFPGIRLVNFGHLGDGNLHYNVQGPEGASAGEFLARHEHAINTLVFDAVSQYGGSFSAEHGIGALKRDELAQRKSPVALSMMRAIKQALDPQGLLNPGRVV; this is translated from the coding sequence ATGCATGAGTCCCTGATCAGCGCACTGCGCGCACGCCTGGGCGCGGCCCAGGTGCTCACCGATGGCGATCTTTCAGCCTGGGAGCTCGACTGGCGCAAGCGCTGGCGCGGCAAGGCCCTGGCCGTGCTGCGCCCGGGCAGCACCGACGAGGTGGCGGCCGCGCTGCAGCTGGCCGCCGCGCATGGTGTGAGCGTGGTGCCGCAGGGCGGCAACACCGGCCTGGTGGGCGGCGGCGTGCCCGACGCCAGCGGCACCCAGCTGCTGCTGTCGACCCAGCGCCTGAACAAGCTGCGCGCCATCGACACCGCCAACCTCACCATCACGGTCGAGGCCGGCTGCGTGCTGCAGAGCGTGCAGGCCGCGGCCGATGAGGCGGGCCTGCTCTTTCCGCTGAGCCTGGCGGCCGAGGGCAGCGCCACCATCGGCGGCAACCTGGCCACCAATGCCGGCGGCACCCAGGTGCTGCGCTATGGCAATGCGCGCGAGCTGTGCCTGGGCCTGGAGGTGGTGAACGCACGCGGCGAGGTCTGGAGCGGGCTCACCGGCTTGCGCAAGGACAACACCGGCTACGACCTGCGCGACCTGTTCGTGGGCAGCGAGGGCACGCTGGGCATCATCACCGCGGCCACGCTGAAGCTGTTTCCCAAGCCGGCGGCCAGCCTCACCGCGCTGGCCAGCACCGGCACGCTGGCGCAATGCCAGGCGCTGTTGGGCCTGGCGCAGCGCCGGCTGGGCGCCGGCCTGACCGGCTTCGAGGTCATGAACCGCTTCTCGCTGGCCCTGGTGGCCCGCCACTTCGCGCAGCTGCAGCAGCCCCTGCCCGCGGCCGACTGGACGGTGCTGCTCGAGTACGCCGATGCCGACGGCGAGGCCAGCGCGCGCCAGCGCTTCGAAAGCCTGCTGGGCGATGCGCTCGAGCAGGGCCTGATCGACGATGCCGCGGTGGCCGAGAGCCTGGCGCAATCGGCCGCGCTGTGGCACCTGCGCGAATCGATCCCGCTGGCGCAAAGCGAAGAAGGCCTCAACGTCAAGCACGACATCGCCCTGCCCGTCTCGGCCATCGCCGAGTTCTGCGCGCGCACCGATGCGGCGCTGGCGGCGGCCTTTCCGGGCATCCGGCTGGTCAACTTCGGCCACCTGGGCGACGGCAATCTGCACTACAACGTGCAAGGCCCCGAGGGCGCCTCGGCCGGCGAGTTTCTGGCCCGCCACGAGCACGCGATCAACACCCTGGTGTTTGACGCCGTATCGCAGTACGGCGGCAGCTTCTCGGCCGAGCACGGCATCGGCGCACTCAAGCGCGACGAACTGGCACAGCGAAAGTCGCCGGTGGCGCTGAGCATGATGCGGGCCATCAAGCAGGCCCTCGATCCCCAAGGCCTGCTGAACCCCGGCCGGGTGGTTTGA
- a CDS encoding YihY family inner membrane protein → MTSIPRPAAAGRQRLAQLAHALRHWPWFDTLRTLRLRFRDDRLGLTAGSLTFTTLIGLVPLMTVMLAVFSAFPMFGRFQTALQQYFLQSLVPDGIARPVLQALTQFAAKASKVGSLGLLLFGLTALLLVFTIDRTLNAIWRVRKPRPLAQRVLVYWAVLTLGPLVLGASLSLTSYAISASRGVVNALPGGLELLLDALQFTLLAAGMCGLFRFVPNVSVRWGHALAGGLFVAVGIELAKAVLAWYVTRVATFSAVYGAFATVPILLLWIYLGWVIVLLGAVIAAYAPTLTIHAPRRPERPGEPFALAIALLRRLALAQREGAAGLRGLALAAQVRTDPLQVNQVLETLRSLDWCGLLEEEGDPRWVLLVTPERTPALPLVDALLLGEADDSLAFRQQAGLAQLRLGELLR, encoded by the coding sequence ATGACCTCCATCCCACGCCCGGCCGCGGCCGGACGTCAGCGCCTGGCGCAGCTGGCGCATGCGCTGCGCCACTGGCCCTGGTTCGACACCCTGCGCACGCTGCGCCTGCGCTTTCGCGACGACCGCCTGGGCCTCACCGCCGGCAGCCTGACCTTCACCACGCTGATCGGCCTGGTGCCGCTGATGACCGTGATGCTGGCGGTGTTCTCGGCATTCCCGATGTTCGGCCGCTTCCAGACCGCGCTGCAGCAGTACTTTCTGCAAAGCCTGGTGCCCGATGGCATTGCGCGGCCGGTGCTGCAGGCGCTGACCCAGTTTGCCGCCAAGGCCAGCAAGGTGGGCTCGCTGGGCCTGCTGCTGTTCGGGCTGACGGCGCTGCTGCTGGTGTTCACCATCGACCGCACGCTCAATGCCATCTGGCGGGTGCGCAAGCCGCGGCCGCTGGCGCAGCGCGTGCTGGTGTACTGGGCGGTGCTGACGCTCGGCCCCTTGGTGCTGGGCGCCAGCCTGTCGCTCACCTCGTATGCCATTTCGGCCTCGCGCGGGGTGGTTAATGCGCTGCCCGGCGGGCTCGAGCTGCTGCTCGACGCCTTGCAGTTCACGCTGCTGGCCGCCGGCATGTGCGGGCTGTTCCGCTTTGTGCCCAATGTGTCGGTGCGCTGGGGCCATGCGCTGGCCGGCGGCCTGTTCGTGGCGGTGGGCATCGAGCTGGCCAAGGCGGTGCTGGCCTGGTATGTGACCCGCGTGGCCACCTTCTCGGCGGTGTACGGGGCCTTTGCCACGGTGCCCATCCTGCTGCTGTGGATCTACCTGGGCTGGGTGATCGTGCTGCTGGGCGCGGTGATCGCGGCCTACGCGCCCACGCTCACCATCCATGCGCCGCGCCGGCCCGAGCGGCCGGGCGAGCCCTTTGCGCTGGCGATTGCACTGCTGCGGCGCCTGGCCCTGGCCCAGCGCGAAGGCGCTGCGGGCTTGCGCGGGCTGGCGCTGGCGGCCCAGGTGCGCACCGATCCGCTGCAGGTCAACCAGGTGCTCGAAACCCTGCGCAGCCTGGATTGGTGCGGCCTGCTCGAAGAGGAGGGCGATCCGCGCTGGGTGCTGCTGGTGACGCCCGAGCGCACGCCGGCCCTGCCGCTGGTGGATGCGCTGCTGCTGGGCGAGGCCGACGACAGCCTGGCCTTCCGCCAGCAGGCCGGGCTGGCGCAGCTGCGGCTGGGCGAGCTGCTGCGCTGA
- the hrpA gene encoding ATP-dependent RNA helicase HrpA, whose product MTSPADTPPAARPPRPPRRPESAGPGAERRGPRPVREATPVPPITYPEALPVSARRDEIARALREHQVVIVCGETGSGKTTQLPKIALELGRGWGAGGKGMIGHTQPRRIAASSVAKRIAEELNSPLGEVVGFKVRFNDRLQPGASVKLMTDGILLAETQGDPDLRAYDTLIIDEAHERSLNIDFLLGYLRQLLPRRPDLKVVVTSATIDAERFANHFASRHGPAPVIQVSGRLFPVEQRWRPFEDSREYGMDEAIADAVDELWRDGPGDILVFLPGEREIRDATDHLHKHLARQHKGGPAPEILPLFARLSQAEQDRVFNPGNGRRIVLATNVAETSLTVPGIRYVIDSGQARVKRYSFRNKVEQLQVEAISQAAANQRAGRCGRVSNGVCIRLYDEKGFAERPRFTDPEILRSSLAGVILRMKSLRLGVVDEFPFIEPPRPKAIADGYALLGELGAVDDDNELTAIGHSLSRLPLDPRVGRMILEAKEREALHEVLIIASALSVQDARDRPLDKQQAADEKHKLFDDEKSEFVGTLRLWDWIEQGRGVHGHPGSAQQKTDSHKLSNRQQEQRLREQFINPRRVREWRDTYAQLHTVVAEQGWRFNGSPATYEQIHLSMLAGLLGNVGCKSDDDEWYLGARGIKFWRHPGANLSKKPGRWLIVAELVETTRLYGRGLAAIEPQWIAAIAGHLLKRQLLDPHWEKKAAEVVAYERATLYGIVVYSGKRVNYGRIDLPAAREIFIRSALLEGDWDSNLPFIAHNKRLLAQVEELEHKSRRQDVLVDDELIYAFYDQQLPADVCSGHSLERWWREASKTRPKLLQLTRDELMRHEAAGITGNAFPKTLRLGGVDCTAAYLHEPGDAKDGVTVTVPIYALNQVSDERCDWLVPGMLAAKLTALCKSLHQRPRTRLQPLAEFIDEFVALHAFGQGNLVDQLLAAVKERAQVAVQRNDFKLEQLAPHLFMNFRVVDEHGRQLGMGRHLATLKAELGGQARSAFQALAALKLGGAAPPVAAAAPSPASAASHPPAGTPRRVEKAAAPASAPTAPAAPAQYTAWTFGELPELMEIHKAGQTLIGFPALIDKGTAVEIEVFDEPAAAVARHRAGLRRLVALQIKEPLKYLEKNIPDFTRLAAAYMALGTADELKAMIVDLAVDRAFLADPLPTDAARFEARIAEGRSRLNLIAQEVARLTGTVLTELQAAQRKLKDSRTVPKDLADDIAAQLQRLCNKRFLLTTPWAALQHCPRYLKAVVLRLDKWRADPARDAQRLAELRPLEQRYTRRLADQKGVADTRLDEYRWLLEELRVSFFAQELRTPQPVSVKRLDKAWQQLSS is encoded by the coding sequence GTGACTTCGCCCGCCGACACCCCTCCGGCGGCGCGGCCCCCGCGGCCGCCACGTCGCCCCGAATCTGCCGGCCCTGGTGCCGAACGTCGGGGCCCGCGGCCGGTGCGCGAGGCCACGCCGGTTCCACCGATCACCTACCCTGAAGCGCTGCCGGTCTCGGCCCGGCGCGACGAGATCGCGCGCGCGCTGCGCGAGCACCAGGTGGTGATCGTCTGTGGCGAGACCGGCTCGGGCAAGACCACCCAGCTGCCCAAGATCGCGCTCGAGCTGGGCCGCGGCTGGGGTGCCGGCGGCAAGGGCATGATCGGCCACACCCAGCCGCGGCGCATTGCCGCCAGCAGCGTGGCCAAGCGCATTGCCGAGGAGCTGAACTCGCCGCTGGGCGAGGTGGTGGGCTTCAAGGTGCGCTTCAACGACCGGCTGCAGCCCGGCGCCAGCGTCAAGCTGATGACCGACGGCATCCTGCTGGCCGAGACCCAGGGCGACCCCGACCTGCGCGCCTACGACACGCTGATCATCGACGAGGCGCACGAGCGCAGCCTCAACATCGACTTCCTGCTCGGCTACCTGCGCCAGCTGCTGCCACGCCGGCCCGACCTGAAGGTGGTGGTGACCTCGGCCACCATCGACGCCGAGCGCTTTGCCAACCACTTTGCGTCGCGCCACGGGCCTGCACCGGTCATTCAAGTGTCGGGACGGTTGTTTCCGGTCGAGCAACGTTGGCGCCCGTTCGAGGACAGCCGCGAATACGGCATGGACGAGGCCATCGCCGACGCGGTGGACGAGCTGTGGCGCGACGGCCCCGGCGACATCCTGGTGTTCCTGCCCGGCGAGCGCGAGATCCGCGACGCCACCGACCACCTGCACAAGCATCTGGCGCGGCAGCACAAGGGGGGGCCCGCGCCCGAGATCCTGCCGCTGTTTGCGCGGCTGAGCCAGGCCGAGCAGGACCGCGTGTTCAACCCCGGCAACGGCCGGCGCATCGTGCTGGCCACCAACGTGGCCGAGACCTCGCTCACCGTGCCGGGCATCCGCTACGTGATCGACAGCGGCCAGGCGCGGGTCAAGCGCTACAGCTTTCGCAACAAGGTCGAGCAGCTGCAGGTCGAGGCCATCAGCCAGGCCGCGGCCAACCAGCGCGCCGGCCGCTGCGGCCGGGTGAGCAATGGCGTGTGCATCCGCCTGTACGACGAGAAGGGCTTTGCCGAGCGCCCGCGCTTCACCGACCCCGAGATCCTGCGCAGCAGCCTGGCCGGCGTGATCCTGCGCATGAAGAGCCTGCGCCTGGGCGTGGTGGACGAGTTTCCGTTCATCGAGCCGCCCAGGCCCAAGGCCATTGCCGACGGCTATGCGCTGCTGGGCGAGCTGGGCGCGGTGGACGACGACAACGAGCTCACCGCCATCGGCCACAGCCTGAGCCGCCTGCCGCTCGACCCGCGCGTGGGCCGCATGATCCTCGAGGCCAAGGAGCGCGAGGCGCTGCACGAGGTGCTGATCATCGCCAGTGCCCTGAGCGTGCAGGACGCGCGCGACCGCCCGCTCGACAAGCAGCAGGCTGCCGACGAGAAGCACAAGCTGTTCGACGACGAGAAGAGCGAGTTCGTCGGCACGCTGCGGCTGTGGGACTGGATCGAGCAGGGCCGCGGCGTGCACGGCCATCCCGGCAGCGCCCAGCAAAAGACCGACAGCCACAAGCTCAGCAACCGACAGCAGGAGCAGCGCCTGCGCGAGCAGTTCATCAACCCGCGCCGCGTGCGCGAGTGGCGCGACACCTACGCCCAGCTGCACACCGTGGTGGCCGAGCAGGGCTGGCGCTTCAACGGCAGCCCGGCCACCTACGAGCAGATCCACCTGTCGATGCTGGCCGGCCTGCTGGGCAACGTGGGCTGCAAGTCGGACGACGACGAGTGGTACCTGGGGGCGCGCGGCATCAAGTTCTGGCGCCATCCGGGCGCCAACCTGAGCAAGAAGCCGGGCCGCTGGCTGATCGTGGCCGAGCTGGTGGAAACCACGCGGCTGTACGGCCGTGGCCTGGCCGCCATCGAGCCGCAGTGGATTGCGGCCATTGCCGGCCACCTGCTCAAGCGCCAGCTGCTCGATCCGCACTGGGAGAAGAAGGCCGCCGAGGTGGTGGCCTACGAGCGTGCCACGCTGTACGGCATCGTCGTCTACAGCGGCAAGCGGGTGAACTACGGACGTATCGATCTGCCTGCGGCGCGCGAGATCTTCATTCGCAGCGCGCTGCTCGAGGGCGACTGGGACTCGAACCTGCCCTTCATCGCCCACAACAAGCGCCTGCTGGCCCAGGTGGAAGAGCTCGAGCACAAGAGCCGCCGGCAGGATGTGCTGGTGGACGACGAGCTGATCTACGCCTTCTATGACCAGCAGCTGCCGGCCGACGTGTGCTCGGGCCACAGCCTCGAGCGCTGGTGGCGCGAGGCCAGCAAGACCCGGCCGAAGCTGCTGCAGCTGACGCGCGACGAGCTGATGCGCCACGAGGCCGCCGGCATCACCGGCAACGCCTTTCCCAAGACCCTGCGCCTGGGCGGGGTGGACTGCACCGCCGCCTACCTGCACGAGCCGGGCGACGCCAAGGACGGCGTCACCGTCACCGTGCCGATCTACGCGCTCAACCAGGTCAGCGACGAGCGCTGCGACTGGCTGGTGCCCGGCATGCTGGCGGCCAAGCTGACCGCGCTGTGCAAGAGCCTGCACCAGCGCCCGCGCACCCGCCTGCAGCCGCTGGCCGAGTTCATCGACGAGTTCGTCGCGCTGCATGCCTTCGGTCAGGGCAACCTGGTCGATCAGCTGCTGGCCGCCGTGAAAGAGCGTGCCCAGGTGGCCGTGCAGCGCAACGACTTCAAGCTCGAGCAGCTGGCGCCGCACCTGTTCATGAACTTCCGCGTGGTGGACGAGCATGGCCGCCAGCTCGGCATGGGCCGCCACCTGGCCACGCTGAAGGCCGAGCTGGGCGGCCAGGCGCGCTCGGCCTTCCAGGCCCTGGCGGCCTTGAAGCTGGGCGGCGCGGCGCCGCCCGTGGCGGCCGCTGCGCCATCACCCGCGAGCGCGGCGTCGCACCCGCCTGCCGGCACGCCGCGGCGTGTGGAAAAGGCCGCTGCGCCGGCGTCGGCGCCGACCGCGCCCGCAGCGCCCGCGCAGTACACCGCCTGGACCTTTGGCGAACTCCCCGAGCTGATGGAAATCCACAAGGCCGGGCAGACGCTGATCGGCTTTCCGGCCCTGATCGACAAGGGCACGGCGGTCGAGATCGAAGTCTTCGACGAGCCGGCCGCCGCCGTGGCCCGCCACCGCGCCGGCCTGCGCCGCCTGGTGGCCTTGCAGATCAAGGAGCCGCTGAAGTACCTGGAGAAGAACATCCCCGACTTCACGCGCCTGGCCGCGGCCTACATGGCGCTCGGCACGGCCGATGAGCTCAAGGCCATGATCGTCGACCTGGCCGTCGACCGTGCCTTTCTGGCCGATCCGCTGCCCACCGATGCGGCCCGCTTCGAGGCGCGCATCGCCGAAGGCCGCAGCCGGCTCAACCTGATTGCCCAGGAGGTGGCGCGCCTGACCGGCACCGTGCTCACCGAGCTGCAGGCCGCCCAGCGCAAGCTCAAGGACAGCCGCACCGTGCCCAAGGACCTGGCCGATGACATCGCCGCGCAGTTGCAACGGCTGTGCAACAAACGCTTCCTGCTGACCACGCCCTGGGCCGCGTTGCAGCACTGCCCGCGCTACCTCAAGGCCGTGGTGCTGCGCCTGGACAAGTGGCGCGCCGACCCGGCCCGCGATGCCCAGCGCCTGGCCGAGCTGCGGCCGCTGGAGCAGCGCTACACCCGCCGCCTGGCCGACCAGAAGGGCGTGGCCGACACCCGGCTCGACGAGTACCGCTGGCTGCTCGAGGAGTTACGGGTGAGTTTCTTCGCGCAAGAGCTGCGCACACCGCAGCCGGTGAGCGTGAAGCGGCTCGACAAGGCCTGGCAGCAGCTCTCGAGCTGA